Proteins encoded by one window of Astatotilapia calliptera chromosome 13, fAstCal1.2, whole genome shotgun sequence:
- the vent gene encoding ventral expressed homeobox has translation MANFSVECLARSYYEEMTPRTKDAALHSRDLSEIVEFTKESRSRYSATSPNNRCNNSSGSESEAGDDSEGEATQQRRLRTKFTSEQVSKLEHTFSKQKYLGATQRRKIAEELNLSETQVKTWFQNRRMKLKREVQDRRTEFLTVQTSLLPPMLFQHPFLTGQLPASCGFYPQLHPLPAPLHHHPSHPVLLPPPNYF, from the exons ATGGCTAACTTTTCTGTTGAGTGCCTTGCCAGGAGTTATTATGAGGAGATGACTCCACGGACAAAGGATGCCGCGCTTCATTCGCGAGATCTCAGTGAAATCGTGGAATTTACAAAGGAATCAAGAAGTCGATACTCTGCAACATCGCCAAACA ACAGATGCAACAATTCTTCTGGGTCCGAGAGTGAAGCGGGAGATGACAGCGAGGGGGAGGCCACCCAGCAGAGGAGACTCAGGACCAAGTTCACATCCGAACAAGTTAGCAAACTGGAGCATACTTTCAGCAAGCAGAAATACCTGGGTGCTACGCAGAGGAGGAAAATCGCCGAGGAGCTGAATCTTTCTGAAACCCAA GTGAAAACGTGGTTCCAGAACAGGAGGATGAAACTAAAAAGGGAGGTCCAGGACAGAAGGACGGAGTTCCTGACAGTACAGACCTCTCTTCTGCCTCCGATGCTGTTTCAGCACCCATTCCTCACCGGACAGCTCCCCGCCAGCTGCGGCTTCTACCCGCAACTGCACCCGCTCCCCGCACCTCTGCACCATCACCCCTCCCACCCCGTTCTTCTGCCGCCGCCAAACTACTTCTGA